The sequence AGGTTAGAGATATGAGGTTACGCATGGGTAAACACTCTTTAACCCATCTAACAACGGTAAATGTACCATGAATGGCGTGATTAATAAACTCCTTGAGGTATTCAAAGGAATGAGAAGTGAATTGGAGAGTGTTGGTTGGTTTCCTGGAGATGCCGAGTCAACCAAGTGGTGGGGCGGTGCTGAGTCTCCCGATGAGGTTGTTATAACCGCAATACTTGTTCAGCAAACCCGATGGGATGCAGTTCATGCTGCCCTTAACAGGCTTAGGCAAATGGGCCTTAACAGGCTGGAGAGTGTGGCCAATACAGACCCTGGCTACTTGGCTGAGGTTATTAAGGGCGTTAATTATAGGTTCACGAAGGCCATGAGGCTGGTGAGGCTTGCCAGGAACATAACAATGATTGGTGGGTTAGAGGCGCTAAGGCGTAGGCCTGATGTTAGGGAATTCCTGCTTGGGCAGGAGGGCATTGGTAAGGAAACCGCGGACTCAATAATGCTCTTTGCCCTTAACATGCTGTCGATACCCATATCCCAATACATGAAGCGTGTGATTAATAGGATCCTGGGTACTGAGTTGGGTGATGGGTATGAGACGTGGAAGGGGTTTCTCGAGGAGTTACTACCGAGGGACCTTTATGTGTATAAACTCGTGCATGCATCAATAGTTACAATAGGCAAGAAGTACTGTCTATTGGACAACCCGCTATGCAATGAATGCCCATTAAGGGAGGTATGTCTCTACGCAAAGAATAGGGAATTACCTTCCATTCAACAACGCCACAATTAAACGCGTTATTCCTTCCTCAACATCGTCAATGCCCAACAACTCCCTCTCAGGCGTTAGGTCACTGACGGCATACCTCTCCAGGTACCTGGCGTTCACGCTGAGGAAGTTTGGCCCCCATTTATAAAGCCGCAGAACGGCCTCAGCTTCCTTCCTGAAGCCCAGTATGTATAATGCGGCGGCCACGGCCTCTATTGTGCTCAGTATGTATGGCTTACCATAATGGGGTGGGTTAACAGCTATGAGTAACGGTAATCTCCTCCTTACGAAGTAAACCCTGGGCAACTTATCGTGTAGCTCCACGGCTCTCCTCCAGGAGCAGTCTATTATGGATAGACCCCTGCGTATTACCGTGTCCCTGTCGCTTAGTGTTAATGGCGACTTGGCAGTTGGATCAAGGAGTATAGAGCCCCTCGGCAGGTGCCTAACGCTATCGACTAGCTGTACAAATCCAAACCTAGCCATTTTTACTGCGGTGTTCTTGCTTGGATCATCCTGCGGCAACCTATGTATAAATATTCTTGGTAATTGCATAACTATGAGGTATTACTAACTTAATACTTTAATAACTAACTCCCATAATAATAAGCAATGAGTAAATTGCCTCATTATAGGGAGGGCCTCCGCGCCGTGACAGCCTCCGGCGAGTACATTGATGACATACCCACCCTGCCTGGCACGCTTTACATGGCTATATACAGAAGTCCATATGCCCATGCACGGATCCTCAGGGTGGACCTCGGCGGGGTCCTTGAGCATGGTGGCATTGCCTACGGGCCCAATGACCTGGCAAAGGTAATACCCAACCAATTCCCGCTGGCCGTGGAGGCACCGATTAAGTACTACCCCTTTGCCCGGGATAAGGCTAGGTTTGTCGGTGAACCCATAGCCGTGGTCCTAGCAAACGATCCTTACAAAGCCATTGACCTACTTGATTACGTTCAGGTTGATTTCGAACCCCTGAAACCAGTTGTGTCCTTTGACGATGCATTGAAGGGCGACGTTCTTGTCCATGAGGAAGTCAAGTCCAATATAGCCATGTATAGACACATGAAGTTTGGCCCAGTTGATAAGGTGTTCTCAGAGTCCCCCATTTTAGTGAAGAGGGAGTTTTATTACCCGAAGCATAGTGCAATGCCGTTGGAGACCTATGGCGTGCTTGCCCACTATATTGGTGGCGAGTTAAACGTGTGGGCCAATGTACAGGGACCAATGTTAATAGCGTATTTCGTGGCCAGGGCATTGGGCATACCAACAAGCAACCTGAGACTCTTTAGTCCTAGAGATGTAGGTGGTAGCTTTGGTTCCAAGTATTCGCTCTACCCATACATAACCCTGGCGGCTGCGGCGTCAATACTAAGCGGTAAACCGGTTAAGTGGGTTGAGAGCAGGACGGAGCACCTGGTAGGCAGTAACTCAGGTGGCGCTAGGAAGGGCGTTGTGGAGGTTGCGGCAACGAGGGATGGAATGATCCAGGGATTTAGGTTTAGGTTCTATGAAGACGTTGGCGCATACCCAAGGCCCCCAGATCCAGGCGCCCTATTTAGGGTTCATGGAAATATGAATGGTGCATACGATGTTAGGGCTATTGAGGTTGAGGACTACGTGGTAATCACCAATAAGTTACCAACGGGCCTAAATAGGGCCTATGGTGGACCACCATTTTATTACATGTTTGAAATTGCCGTTAATGAACTAGCCCGTGAATTAGGCATAGACCCGCTCGAGCTCAGGATTAAGAACCTCGTTAGGGAGTTCCCGAAGAAGGTCGGTGATGAGTACTTCTACGAGACTGTTACAGGCGGGCTTTACCCAAGGCAGGATTATGAGAGGGTTGTTAGGGCTATTGAGCCTGAGTATAGGCGTTGGCTTGAGGAGAGGAGGAAAAACCCGAACATTGGTGTTGGTGTTGCGGTCATTGTCGAGCCCGCAGGCACAAACCTAGGCTATACAGACCTTGCAATTGAGCCTAGTAAGCGTAAGTACCCACACTCCGGCTCCGGTTCCTACGTAACCATTAGCATAGACATGAGCGGTTACATTAGGGTTTTCGTTAATGGCACAAATGAGGGGCTTGGTCATGAGACAACGCTCGCTGAGGTCATTGCCTCGGAATTTGGTGTTGATCCATCGATTGTGGCTGTTGAGAATAGGGTTGATACCACGAGGACGTGGGCATTATCAGATGGTTCATACTCATCCAGGTTCGCCCCAATAGTAGTTAGTGCAGCAATACTCGCCGCTAGGCAGTTGAAGGATAAATTAACTAGGCTCGCAATGGCGATACTTGGCACAGATAAGGTTGGTTATGAGAATGGTCAATTCTACGACATAAATAACCCAAGTAGGAGGATTGATATTAGGAGGATGGCATCATCAATTAATTGGGACCCAGGCTCGCTACCTGAGGGCCTAGACGCATCGTTAAGCGCCACCGTGTTTTACCAACCACCAACCGTTAAGGCTGCCGAGGGTGATAGGATCAACTCCTCAGCCACGTATGCAATACAGGCGCAATTAGCGGTTATAGAGCTTGACCCAAATACGTACGACATTAAGGTTAGGAAGTACGTTATAGCCCACGATGCAGGTAGGGTATTGAAGAGGGAGTTCGTTGATGGACAGTTAATGGGTGGTTTAATGCATGGGCTTGCTCTCACGTTGTATGAGGAGTTGATGTATGATGACCAGGGTAATCCAGTAACAACTAGCCTTGATATTTATGAATCACCAACGCTCGCTGAGGCCGTGGGTATTGACATGGAGTTCATACACTTCGAAACACCGACTAAGCACCTTGTCTCTGGTGCTCATGGTGTTGGTGAGGGTGTAATGATGGGTGTACCGGCGGCAATCGTCAACGCCCTAGCATCAATAATTGGTAAGGCAGTGACTGACCTGCCATTGAGGCCGTATAAGATTATGAGGGCTATTGAAGGGTGATGGGTATGGCCTACTCACTCGGTTTTCCCAGGGGATTTAAGTACGTTAGGGCTTCAACAATTGATGAGGCGTTGAAGCTACTTAGTGAGTATGGTGGTGATGCCAAGGTGCTTGCTGGCGGTATGAGTCTCATGCCAATGCTTAAGCTCAGGATGACTGAGGTTAAGTACCTAGTTGATATACTAGGTATTAATGAACTTAGGTATGTTAGGGTTGATGGTAATTACCTAAGGATTGGTGCTTTGACGACACATGGCGACATTGCAATGAATAAATTAGTGAATGAATATGCGAAGATACTTAGTGAATCTGCCTGGCACATAGCGGATATTCAGGTTAGGAACCTGGGCACAATAGGCGGTAGCATAGCCCATGCAGACCCAGCGGCTAATTACTACCCAGCCCTAATAGCCCTGGACGCTGAGGTTATCATTAAGGGCATTGGTATGGAGAGGGCGATTAAGGTTTCAGACCTGTATAAGGGGCCTTATATGACTGATTTGAAGCAGAATGAAATAATTACCGAGATCAGAATACCGCTTAGCGGTTTAAGAGGTGTTTATGAATTCTTTAGGAGAGGTGGTGCGTCATTTCCAAGCGTGATAGTTGCAGTTACTTATCGGGAGAGGGATGGCGTTGTAACTGACTCAAGGATAGCAATAGGCGCGGTCTACCCAGAGCCAGTGCTGGTGAGTGGTCACCTGAATGGGCTTGAGGTTAAGGAGGTTAGGGCTAGGGTAAGTGATATTGTTAATACCATATTCTCATCAATAGATGCAAAGCCCCTTGAGGACACCCACGCACCCAGTGATTATAAGGTTAGGGTAGCCAGGAACCTATTGACTAAGGCGTTGATGAGTATAGCTAATGGCTCAATGCAGTACCTGAAGACACCCACCAAGGAGGACTTGATTAGGTGGGAGTATAGGGATGGCGTTGAGTACGTGAGTGACCTAGTTAGAGTTAGGGTTAATGTTAATGGGCAGTGGATTGAGGACCTGGTGGAGCCAAGGCTACTACTCCTCGACTTCCTGAGGAGACATGGCTTTAGGGAGGTTAGGAGGGGTTGTGATGAAGGTAAGTGCGGTGCATGCACTGTGCTTGTTGATGGTAGGGCCATTAAGTCATGCATGGTCCCGGTGGTCAGGGTTTCAGGGCACTCGGTAACCACGATAAGGGGTTTGAGTAAGGGTATGGAGTTGCACCCAATACAGAGGGCGTTCCTTGAGGAGTACGCAATGCAATGC is a genomic window of Vulcanisaeta souniana JCM 11219 containing:
- a CDS encoding FAD binding domain-containing protein, with translation MGMAYSLGFPRGFKYVRASTIDEALKLLSEYGGDAKVLAGGMSLMPMLKLRMTEVKYLVDILGINELRYVRVDGNYLRIGALTTHGDIAMNKLVNEYAKILSESAWHIADIQVRNLGTIGGSIAHADPAANYYPALIALDAEVIIKGIGMERAIKVSDLYKGPYMTDLKQNEIITEIRIPLSGLRGVYEFFRRGGASFPSVIVAVTYRERDGVVTDSRIAIGAVYPEPVLVSGHLNGLEVKEVRARVSDIVNTIFSSIDAKPLEDTHAPSDYKVRVARNLLTKALMSIANGSMQYLKTPTKEDLIRWEYRDGVEYVSDLVRVRVNVNGQWIEDLVEPRLLLLDFLRRHGFREVRRGCDEGKCGACTVLVDGRAIKSCMVPVVRVSGHSVTTIRGLSKGMELHPIQRAFLEEYAMQCGFCTHGFMMVTHDYLTNIDPVADEDVMKLSIKNICRCTGYANIIKAIKRAAKYMGGSSV
- a CDS encoding endonuclease III domain-containing protein, with product MRSELESVGWFPGDAESTKWWGGAESPDEVVITAILVQQTRWDAVHAALNRLRQMGLNRLESVANTDPGYLAEVIKGVNYRFTKAMRLVRLARNITMIGGLEALRRRPDVREFLLGQEGIGKETADSIMLFALNMLSIPISQYMKRVINRILGTELGDGYETWKGFLEELLPRDLYVYKLVHASIVTIGKKYCLLDNPLCNECPLREVCLYAKNRELPSIQQRHN
- a CDS encoding xanthine dehydrogenase family protein molybdopterin-binding subunit is translated as MSKLPHYREGLRAVTASGEYIDDIPTLPGTLYMAIYRSPYAHARILRVDLGGVLEHGGIAYGPNDLAKVIPNQFPLAVEAPIKYYPFARDKARFVGEPIAVVLANDPYKAIDLLDYVQVDFEPLKPVVSFDDALKGDVLVHEEVKSNIAMYRHMKFGPVDKVFSESPILVKREFYYPKHSAMPLETYGVLAHYIGGELNVWANVQGPMLIAYFVARALGIPTSNLRLFSPRDVGGSFGSKYSLYPYITLAAAASILSGKPVKWVESRTEHLVGSNSGGARKGVVEVAATRDGMIQGFRFRFYEDVGAYPRPPDPGALFRVHGNMNGAYDVRAIEVEDYVVITNKLPTGLNRAYGGPPFYYMFEIAVNELARELGIDPLELRIKNLVREFPKKVGDEYFYETVTGGLYPRQDYERVVRAIEPEYRRWLEERRKNPNIGVGVAVIVEPAGTNLGYTDLAIEPSKRKYPHSGSGSYVTISIDMSGYIRVFVNGTNEGLGHETTLAEVIASEFGVDPSIVAVENRVDTTRTWALSDGSYSSRFAPIVVSAAILAARQLKDKLTRLAMAILGTDKVGYENGQFYDINNPSRRIDIRRMASSINWDPGSLPEGLDASLSATVFYQPPTVKAAEGDRINSSATYAIQAQLAVIELDPNTYDIKVRKYVIAHDAGRVLKREFVDGQLMGGLMHGLALTLYEELMYDDQGNPVTTSLDIYESPTLAEAVGIDMEFIHFETPTKHLVSGAHGVGEGVMMGVPAAIVNALASIIGKAVTDLPLRPYKIMRAIEG
- a CDS encoding DUF367 family protein; this encodes MQLPRIFIHRLPQDDPSKNTAVKMARFGFVQLVDSVRHLPRGSILLDPTAKSPLTLSDRDTVIRRGLSIIDCSWRRAVELHDKLPRVYFVRRRLPLLIAVNPPHYGKPYILSTIEAVAAALYILGFRKEAEAVLRLYKWGPNFLSVNARYLERYAVSDLTPERELLGIDDVEEGITRLIVALLNGR